A genomic stretch from Pirellulales bacterium includes:
- a CDS encoding DNA repair exonuclease: MFKFLHAADIHLDSPLRGLDRYEGAPADQIRGATRRAFENLVKVALREDVAFVVLAGDLYDGDWRDFNTGLFFVKQMARLKEAGIPVYAVSGNHDATSRITRSLPLPENVHWFPTGEATTVRVVGVDVAIHGQSFAEQCTTDDLAKSYPAALSGVFNLGVLHTSMTGRDGHGSYAPCSEACLRDRGYDYWALGHIHQREVLSGATTIAYPGNIQGRHIRENGPKGCLVVHVNDNLAADPVFQPLDVLRWEVARIGLEDAESLSDAFDRVRDALSQLVEQAEGRLVAVRVVLEGATSLSEAIAAAGRQWVADVRALALDIGAERVWLEKVVNETTSPVDRRAAAEEDTPRAEVASLVEELLVSATAGADIGVDLSDLQLKLPSELADALRTADPDWWRDVLGEARSRLLAELKG; encoded by the coding sequence GTGTTCAAGTTCTTGCACGCGGCGGACATTCATCTGGACAGCCCCTTGAGGGGATTGGATCGGTACGAGGGCGCGCCGGCCGATCAGATCCGCGGCGCGACTCGCCGGGCTTTCGAGAATCTGGTCAAGGTCGCGTTGCGCGAAGACGTCGCCTTCGTGGTGCTCGCGGGCGATCTCTACGATGGGGATTGGCGGGACTTCAACACGGGGCTCTTCTTCGTCAAACAGATGGCGAGACTGAAGGAGGCGGGCATCCCTGTGTATGCGGTCAGTGGCAATCACGACGCGACGAGCCGGATCACACGCAGCCTCCCCTTGCCCGAGAATGTTCATTGGTTCCCAACCGGGGAGGCGACGACGGTTCGCGTTGTCGGGGTCGACGTGGCGATCCACGGCCAGAGTTTTGCGGAGCAATGCACGACAGACGACTTGGCGAAGAGCTATCCCGCGGCCCTCTCCGGCGTCTTCAATCTCGGCGTGCTGCACACCAGCATGACGGGGCGAGACGGTCACGGGAGCTACGCTCCCTGTTCGGAGGCTTGCCTTCGCGACCGAGGCTACGACTACTGGGCGTTGGGTCACATTCATCAGCGGGAAGTCCTCTCGGGCGCAACGACGATCGCCTACCCCGGAAACATTCAGGGGCGGCACATCCGTGAGAACGGCCCCAAAGGCTGCTTGGTCGTACACGTCAATGACAACCTAGCCGCTGACCCGGTGTTTCAGCCGCTCGACGTACTCAGGTGGGAAGTCGCCCGAATTGGACTGGAGGACGCCGAAAGTCTCAGCGACGCCTTTGACCGAGTGAGGGACGCGCTCAGTCAATTAGTCGAACAAGCCGAGGGCCGGCTCGTTGCCGTTCGCGTGGTCCTGGAGGGGGCGACTTCCCTCTCTGAGGCGATTGCCGCCGCGGGTCGCCAGTGGGTGGCGGACGTCCGGGCGCTGGCGCTCGACATCGGTGCCGAGAGGGTCTGGCTTGAAAAAGTGGTGAACGAGACTACCTCGCCGGTCGATCGGCGGGCCGCAGCCGAAGAGGACACGCCGCGGGCGGAAGTCGCCTCGCTGGTTGAGGAGTTATTGGTGTCGGCGACTGCCGGCGCCGACATCGGCGTGGACCTCAGCGACCTCCAACTGAAACTACCCAGCGAACTTGCGGACGCACTCAGGACGGCTGACCCGGATTGGTGGCGGGACGTTCTGGGCGAGGCTCGGTCGCGGCTGCTGGCGGAGCTAAAGGGGTGA
- a CDS encoding AAA family ATPase has product MHIEQLRLTAFGPFTGGSVSLCPGLNILYGPNEAGKSSALRAIHSLLFGFPPRTADNFLHSYGQLRVGGVLVRGDDQRLECVRRKGNKATLRDGEDDKQLDESVLDRFLGAVDADFFRSVFGIDHERLRAGGEEVIRGEGRVGELLFAAGGVSHLREIQQKLETETSQLFRARAQQPSINSAVARLDQLRAEVREAQVSLEEWGRHDAERTRLLEQAERLRTELADAEAAKERLSRISAAWPTLSSWRAKCEDLQALEEAILLPMDAEKRRTDANEQLSLAHSTLRLAQEQLGRVNDKLAELQTPEAVLGEQERIDQLYRRLGSHEKNAEDRGTLEARRRAARNNARQTVERLGWSVSLEEVEKSRLADHKKVTIRSLAKQHGEIVQRLSSAKKLSAKSTKRLQELQQQLAGASVGSEIKALTQSLAEANAVLEVFAGLEARRDTISRLRREVDEALARLPLWSGTLDELRRMKTPAEAAVEEFDERRRDITTRLNALQGRLQENTESEANLLEKLAALEKGDAVPTEAELLEARAIRDRGVRLAVDTLEGRVPNATEVDEYVGEAGEGEGLSTALGPSVLRADEVVDRLRREADHVAAKAQLVSQQDSLGRQKQIITSSIAAAEDEQRCYAEEWNSRWAQSGLTPQSPPEMRSWLRQHAQLLEAASEVTSQSETLDADERRCESARTSLLKELESAGMEAVSTDLDGLADHAHEHIESSRRERSRREQLAADIERVKVESDEAGEELREAEESLGAWRTAWAEVMALLQLPGDALPEEAESMLSNLEQLFRELDEADGFEKRIYGIKKTAEEFAQAAADLASVIAPDLAGRPVEEVVATLNTRVSEARRIDQQVKTLTEQRATQEGLVRNAETSAAKSQAVLDGLLSEAGCTNTQELSKAIERSAQKRSLQQQVEELKTQLTPHCGGQTLEEFQADAATEDPDRLASKVAELESVIVGLREKREESLTAAQRETSALARFDGGDAAAEKEALRQSLLAKVEVDVREYAVTTVASTLLRRAIERYQERSQGPVLSLASDRFQELTCGAFAGLKADYDESGKDILVGVRADGSGVLRVEGMSEGSRDQLYLALRLATLEHWFDHHEPVPFIVDDVLLSFDDARAEATLGALMELSTRTQVLFFTHHDHLVSLAKKVGDAHSSDSSVHVVTAWNGNS; this is encoded by the coding sequence ATGCACATTGAGCAGTTGCGACTTACAGCTTTCGGCCCGTTCACGGGAGGCTCCGTGAGTCTATGCCCGGGGCTCAACATCTTGTACGGGCCCAATGAGGCGGGTAAGAGTTCGGCCTTGCGGGCGATCCACTCGTTGCTGTTTGGCTTTCCCCCGCGGACGGCGGATAATTTCCTGCATAGCTACGGGCAACTTCGGGTCGGCGGCGTGCTAGTTCGGGGAGACGACCAGCGGCTGGAGTGCGTGAGACGTAAGGGGAATAAGGCGACGCTGCGAGACGGTGAGGACGACAAACAGCTGGACGAGAGCGTGCTCGACCGGTTCTTGGGAGCGGTCGACGCGGATTTCTTCCGCTCGGTCTTTGGGATCGATCACGAGCGGCTCCGAGCTGGGGGAGAAGAGGTGATTCGCGGGGAAGGTCGGGTCGGCGAGTTGTTGTTCGCCGCTGGCGGCGTCTCCCACCTGCGCGAGATCCAGCAGAAGCTCGAAACGGAAACGTCGCAATTATTCAGGGCAAGGGCACAGCAACCGAGCATCAACAGCGCGGTGGCTCGCTTAGACCAGCTCCGCGCCGAGGTGCGAGAAGCCCAGGTTTCTTTGGAGGAATGGGGACGGCACGACGCCGAGAGAACCAGGCTGTTGGAGCAAGCGGAGCGACTGCGAACCGAACTGGCCGACGCCGAAGCGGCCAAGGAACGGCTGTCACGGATCAGCGCGGCGTGGCCGACGCTCAGTAGCTGGAGGGCGAAATGCGAAGACCTCCAGGCGTTGGAGGAAGCCATCTTGCTGCCCATGGACGCCGAGAAGCGGCGCACGGACGCAAACGAGCAGCTGAGTCTGGCTCACTCGACTCTTCGGCTAGCCCAGGAGCAGTTGGGGCGGGTCAATGATAAGCTGGCAGAACTTCAGACGCCCGAGGCGGTCCTGGGGGAGCAAGAACGTATCGACCAGCTCTACCGACGACTCGGAAGCCACGAGAAGAACGCCGAAGACCGCGGCACGCTGGAAGCGAGAAGGCGAGCGGCCCGGAACAACGCCCGGCAGACGGTCGAAAGGCTGGGCTGGAGCGTCTCCCTCGAAGAGGTCGAGAAAAGCCGCCTAGCGGACCACAAGAAGGTCACGATCCGCTCGCTGGCGAAACAACACGGCGAGATCGTCCAGCGGCTCAGCAGCGCGAAGAAGCTCAGCGCTAAGTCGACCAAGCGACTTCAAGAACTGCAGCAGCAGCTTGCCGGCGCATCGGTCGGGAGCGAAATCAAGGCGCTCACGCAGTCGTTGGCTGAGGCAAATGCGGTGCTAGAAGTCTTCGCAGGGCTCGAGGCGAGACGGGATACGATAAGCCGACTCCGGCGTGAAGTGGACGAAGCGCTGGCTCGTCTTCCGTTGTGGAGTGGCACGCTGGATGAGCTGCGACGGATGAAGACGCCGGCAGAAGCGGCCGTCGAAGAGTTCGACGAGCGGCGACGCGACATCACCACGCGACTGAATGCTCTCCAGGGACGACTGCAAGAGAATACCGAGAGCGAAGCCAACCTGTTGGAGAAGCTGGCGGCTCTCGAGAAAGGGGACGCGGTTCCGACCGAAGCCGAGCTTCTGGAAGCCCGAGCGATCCGCGACCGTGGCGTGCGCCTCGCGGTCGATACCCTTGAGGGGCGAGTCCCGAATGCGACGGAAGTCGATGAATACGTCGGCGAGGCCGGAGAGGGAGAGGGGTTATCGACGGCCCTCGGTCCGAGCGTGCTGAGGGCCGACGAGGTGGTCGACCGCCTGCGGCGCGAGGCGGACCACGTCGCTGCAAAGGCCCAACTGGTCAGTCAGCAAGACTCGCTCGGGCGTCAGAAGCAAATTATCACATCGAGCATCGCGGCCGCCGAAGACGAGCAGCGATGCTACGCCGAAGAGTGGAACAGCCGGTGGGCCCAGAGCGGTCTGACTCCTCAATCACCACCCGAGATGCGTTCGTGGCTGCGTCAGCACGCTCAACTGCTGGAAGCGGCTAGCGAGGTCACTTCGCAGTCCGAGACGCTTGACGCGGACGAGCGACGATGCGAGTCGGCAAGAACGTCCTTGTTGAAAGAGCTAGAGTCTGCCGGCATGGAAGCGGTATCCACGGACCTGGATGGACTCGCCGACCACGCCCACGAACACATCGAAAGTTCGCGACGGGAGCGGTCGCGTCGAGAGCAGCTAGCGGCCGACATCGAGCGGGTGAAAGTGGAATCTGACGAAGCCGGCGAGGAACTACGTGAAGCGGAGGAGTCTCTTGGCGCGTGGCGGACGGCTTGGGCTGAGGTGATGGCTCTGCTCCAGTTGCCGGGCGACGCGCTTCCTGAAGAAGCCGAGTCGATGCTCTCGAATCTTGAGCAACTGTTTCGCGAACTCGACGAGGCGGACGGTTTTGAGAAACGGATCTACGGGATCAAAAAAACCGCCGAAGAGTTTGCGCAGGCTGCTGCCGACCTCGCGTCGGTCATCGCTCCCGACCTCGCGGGTCGACCGGTAGAAGAGGTAGTCGCCACGCTAAATACTCGGGTCAGTGAGGCGCGTCGCATCGATCAACAGGTCAAAACGCTGACCGAACAACGGGCAACGCAGGAAGGGCTGGTGCGTAACGCCGAGACGAGCGCCGCGAAGTCTCAGGCGGTATTGGATGGGCTACTCAGCGAAGCGGGGTGCACGAACACACAGGAACTGTCGAAAGCGATCGAGCGTTCGGCTCAAAAGCGGTCGCTGCAACAGCAAGTCGAGGAGTTGAAGACTCAGCTGACTCCCCACTGCGGCGGGCAGACCTTGGAAGAGTTCCAGGCCGACGCGGCGACTGAAGACCCTGACCGCTTGGCTAGCAAGGTCGCGGAGCTTGAAAGCGTCATCGTTGGACTGAGGGAGAAGCGAGAAGAGTCGCTAACAGCGGCCCAGCGCGAAACGAGCGCGTTGGCGAGGTTCGACGGCGGCGACGCAGCCGCCGAGAAAGAAGCCCTGCGACAGTCGCTGCTGGCCAAGGTAGAAGTCGACGTGCGTGAATACGCTGTGACAACCGTGGCCTCGACTCTCTTGCGGCGCGCGATCGAGAGGTACCAAGAGCGCTCGCAAGGACCCGTCTTATCTCTGGCGAGCGATCGCTTCCAAGAATTGACCTGCGGAGCGTTCGCTGGCCTTAAAGCCGACTACGACGAATCCGGCAAGGACATCCTGGTCGGTGTACGAGCGGACGGGAGTGGCGTGTTACGCGTGGAAGGGATGAGCGAAGGCTCGCGCGACCAACTCTATCTCGCGTTGCGGTTGGCGACACTCGAACACTGGTTCGATCATCACGAGCCCGTCCCCTTCATTGTTGACGATGTCTTGTTGAGCTTCGATGATGCTCGGGCGGAAGCGACCTTGGGGGCGCTGATGGAACTATCGACTCGTACGCAAGTGCTCTTCTTCACGCACCACGACCACCTCGTCTCCCTGGCAAAAAAAGTCGGCGATGCCCACAGCAGCGATTCGAGCGTGCATGTCGTGACGGCTTGGAACGGAAATTCTTGA